The proteins below are encoded in one region of Nocardia sp. XZ_19_385:
- a CDS encoding HIT family protein: protein MDADVYVDRVQSETAAGRSFICELAEEKTTRKRETVAYRDEHCVVLFSPYPRLYGYCLLAPRRHATNIVSDFTEDDYLALQQRCQRLGRVLAEITPSERLYVFSFGSMQEVAHVHWHLAPLPPGTPSPEQQLAAFGKLEYLVIAKAERDELAIFRGRFRYRFQSVGTAPSSVDSLTCPSFRYPPGCESQAVADWRS from the coding sequence ATCGATGCGGATGTCTACGTAGACCGGGTCCAGTCCGAGACCGCTGCCGGTCGGAGCTTCATCTGCGAACTGGCCGAGGAGAAGACAACTCGGAAGCGCGAAACTGTCGCCTATCGTGACGAACACTGCGTCGTGTTATTTTCGCCCTACCCTCGCCTCTACGGCTACTGCCTGCTCGCACCCCGGCGCCACGCGACCAACATCGTGTCGGACTTCACCGAGGACGACTACCTCGCTCTGCAACAACGCTGTCAGCGCCTCGGTCGGGTCCTGGCCGAGATCACGCCCTCCGAGCGCCTCTACGTGTTCAGCTTCGGCAGCATGCAGGAAGTCGCGCATGTTCACTGGCACCTCGCGCCGCTGCCGCCGGGGACCCCCTCTCCCGAACAGCAGTTGGCCGCATTCGGCAAGCTCGAGTACCTCGTCATCGCCAAGGCCGAGCGTGACGAACTTGCTATTTTCCGGGGGCGATTTCGATACCGGTTTCAGTCGGTTGGGACTGCCCCGAGTTCGGTTGACTCGCTGACCTGCCCCAGCTTTCGTTACCCGCCAGGATGTGAATCTCAGGCGGTGGCGGACTGGCGTTCGTAG
- a CDS encoding thioesterase II family protein produces MTATPYLTASPDPAARLRVFCFREAGGSPAPFAKWIGAFGPEISILPVHLPGYGERSAEPSIDDRDTLLYDLDTHLGPLLDAPYAIYGQCMGGLLAHGFVRTRMRKGERMPECLILGASRAPHLSSEWYETALNWPDERVIQFFIEHGSVSPIILRHPELMTPLISQTRYYLKLLSSYTCPTDEPISSPIHVFAGSNDNFVPYEIVRHWRPHTTAEFSDHIVSGSHLFHTEMNPDFAGAMSKLLNTTAQQTRD; encoded by the coding sequence ATGACCGCGACGCCCTACCTGACCGCATCCCCCGACCCCGCAGCCCGCCTCCGAGTGTTCTGCTTCCGTGAGGCCGGCGGTTCCCCCGCACCGTTCGCCAAGTGGATCGGCGCATTCGGCCCCGAAATCTCCATACTGCCGGTCCATCTCCCCGGCTACGGTGAGCGCAGCGCGGAGCCTTCCATCGACGACCGGGACACCCTCCTCTACGACCTGGACACCCACCTGGGTCCGCTTCTCGATGCGCCTTACGCGATATACGGCCAGTGCATGGGCGGACTTCTCGCCCACGGCTTCGTCCGAACGCGGATGCGCAAAGGCGAACGGATGCCGGAATGCCTCATTCTGGGTGCCAGCAGGGCCCCTCATCTGAGTTCGGAGTGGTACGAAACAGCTCTCAACTGGCCGGACGAGCGAGTCATTCAATTCTTCATCGAGCACGGCAGCGTTTCTCCGATCATCCTCCGACATCCGGAGCTGATGACACCTCTCATCTCCCAGACCCGCTACTATTTGAAACTCCTCTCCAGCTACACATGCCCCACCGACGAGCCGATCAGCAGTCCGATCCACGTATTCGCCGGCAGCAACGACAACTTCGTGCCGTACGAGATCGTGCGGCATTGGAGACCACACACCACCGCAGAATTTTCCGACCACATAGTTTCTGGCTCCCACCTGTTCCATACCGAAATGAACCCCGACTTCGCGGGCGCCATGAGCAAACTCCTCAACACCACGGCACAGCAAACCCGCGACTGA